A region from the Streptomyces lydicus genome encodes:
- a CDS encoding MASE1 domain-containing protein has protein sequence MVRTEELRRLAPAALTILGLAGVYYASARIGLLEQVVISGAVVTPLWPPTGISLSCLLLLGLRTWPGIALGTLAVVATINPLDVSVLGIMAGNTLAPVCAYWMLHRVGFRTALDRLRDGVALVALGAFAGMLISATLGTGMLSLKGALPDGGFWRTWAAWWAGDAMGVLVITPLVLVCRTIRWPRGVPGYRWAEAAALLVATVAVAVIATRSELSLLFLVFPVIVWAALRFQLAGAAPCVLLVSVPAIRAATARTGPFESQSLLEAMVNLQALNASAALTALLLSAIVTEQNTIRRKIEQACGELADVVDRLAPGESRRRWPPDR, from the coding sequence GTGGTGCGCACCGAGGAACTCCGCCGTCTTGCACCAGCAGCCCTGACGATCCTCGGCCTGGCCGGCGTCTACTACGCGTCCGCCCGGATCGGCCTGCTGGAGCAGGTGGTCATCTCGGGTGCCGTGGTCACGCCGCTGTGGCCGCCGACGGGCATCTCCCTGAGCTGTCTGCTCCTCCTGGGCCTGCGGACCTGGCCGGGTATCGCCCTCGGCACCCTCGCGGTCGTCGCCACGATCAATCCGCTCGATGTCTCGGTCCTCGGGATCATGGCGGGCAACACCCTGGCCCCGGTGTGCGCCTACTGGATGCTCCACCGGGTGGGCTTTCGCACCGCACTCGACCGGCTGCGCGACGGGGTGGCGCTGGTCGCCCTCGGCGCCTTCGCCGGGATGCTGATCAGCGCGACGCTGGGCACCGGGATGCTCTCCCTCAAAGGCGCCCTGCCGGACGGTGGCTTCTGGCGGACCTGGGCGGCCTGGTGGGCGGGCGACGCGATGGGCGTTCTCGTCATCACCCCGCTCGTCCTCGTCTGCCGCACGATCCGGTGGCCCCGCGGCGTCCCCGGATACCGGTGGGCGGAGGCGGCGGCCCTGCTGGTCGCCACGGTCGCGGTCGCGGTCATCGCGACCCGCAGCGAGCTGTCGTTGCTCTTCCTGGTCTTCCCGGTGATCGTCTGGGCCGCGCTGCGCTTCCAGCTGGCGGGTGCCGCGCCCTGCGTGCTGCTGGTGTCGGTGCCGGCCATCAGGGCGGCAACGGCCCGGACCGGACCGTTCGAGAGCCAGAGCCTGCTGGAGGCGATGGTCAATCTGCAGGCCCTCAACGCGTCCGCGGCGCTCACCGCGCTGCTGCTGTCGGCGATCGTCACCGAGCAGAACACCATCCGCCGCAAGATCGAGCAGGCCTGCGGCGAACTGGCCGACGTGGTGGACCGGCTGGCGCCGGGGGAGAGCCGGCGCCGCTGGCCGCCGGACCGGTGA